Proteins encoded by one window of Lathyrus oleraceus cultivar Zhongwan6 chromosome 1, CAAS_Psat_ZW6_1.0, whole genome shotgun sequence:
- the LOC127083561 gene encoding uncharacterized protein LOC127083561, whose translation MAQSLEFLLIQFLMPDNDARRQAEDQIKRLAKDPQVVPALILHLRTAKTPNVRQLAAVLLRKKITGHWSKLSPQDKQLVKDSLIQSITLEHSPPVRKASANVVSIVAKYAVPSGMWPELFPFLFHSSQSPQEDQREVALILFSSLTETIGNAFRPHFADLQALLLKCLQDETSNRVRVAALKAVGSFMEFTHDGDEVIKFREFIPSILHVSRQCLASGEEDVAIIAFEIFDELIESPAPLLGDSVKSIVQFSLEVCSTQSLEPNTRHQAIQIISWLAKYKSNILKKHKLILPILHVLCPLLAESTNEDEDDDLAPDRAAAEVIDTMALNIPKHVFPPVLEFASVSYQNANPKFREAAVTALGVISEGCLELMKKNLEPVLHIVLAALRDPEQMVRGAASFALGQFAEYLQPEIVSHYEGVLPCILNALEDVSDEVKEKSYYALAAFCENMGGDILPFLDPLMGRLLASLQNSSRILKGTCMSAIGSIASAAEQAFFPYAERVLELMKNFMVLTNDEDLRSRARATELVGMVAISVGKTRMEPILPPYIEAAIAGFGLEYSELWEYTHGFFSNIAEILGDSFAQYLPHVVPLAFSSCNLDDGSAIDIDDGDDEIANGFEGVSSDDEAHDELRVRNISIRTGVLDEKAAATQALGLFAQHTAVSYAPYPLLDT comes from the exons ATGGCGCAGTCTCTGGAGTTTTTGCTGATTCAATTTCTCATGCCAGACAACGACGCTCGCCGTCAAGCCGAAGACCAAATCAAACGCCTCGCTAAAGATCCTCAAGTCGTTCCTGCTTTGATTCTTCACTTACGCACCGCCAAAACCCCTAACGTCCGTCAACTCGCCGCCGTTCTCCTCCGTAAGAAAATCACCGGTCATTGGTCCAAACTCTCTCCTCAAGATAAACAGCTCGTCAAAGATTCCCTCATCCAAAGTATCACCCTAGAACACAG TCCTCCTGTTCGGAAAGCGAGTGCGAATGTTGTTAGCATTGTTGCAAAGTACGCCGTTCCCTCCGGTATGTGGCCAGAGTTATTTCCGTTTCTCTTTCATAGTAGTCAGAGTCCTCAAGAGGATCAACGTGAA GTGGCATTGATTCTATTTAGCTCTTTAACTGAAACAATTGGGAATGCTTTTCGGCCGCATTTCGCAGATCTGCAAGCTCTTTTACTTAAGTGTTTGCAGGATGAGACTAGCAACCGGGTTCGAGTTGCTGCTCTCAA GGCGGTGGGATCTTTTATGGAATTCACTCATGATGGGGATGAAGTG ATTAAGTTTCGTGAGTTTATTCCAAGCATCTTACATGTATCAAGACAGTGCCTTGCCTCTGGAGAAGAAGATGTTGCCATAATTGCTTTTGAAATTTTCGATGAGTTGATTGAATCTCCTGCACCTCTTCTTGGAGATTCAGTAAAATCCATAGTACAGTTCTCGCTTGAGGTTTGCTCAACTCAAAGTTTGGAACCTAACACACGGCATCAG GCAATCCAGATTATTTCTTGGTTGGCAAAGTACAAGTCCAACATTTTGAAAAAGCATAAGCTGATCCTCCCTATCTTACATGTTTTATGCCCTCTGCTTGCTGAATCAACCAATGAAGACGAAGATGATGATCTTGCACCTGATCGAGCTGCTGCAGAAGTTATTGATACAATGGCTTTGAACATCCCAAAGCATGTTTTTCCACCTGTTCTTGAATTTGCTTCTGTAAGCTATCAAAATGCAAACCCAAAGTTTCGAGAAGCAGCTGTTACTGCATTAGGTGTCATTTCTGAAGGTTGTTTGGAACTCATGAAAAAAAATCTGGAGCCTGTTCTCCATATTGTCCTGGCAGCTCTCAGGGATCCCGAACAAATGGTCAGAGGAGCAGCTTCCTTTGCTTTGGGCCAATTTGCTGAGTACTTACAGCCTGAAATAGTGTCCCATTATGAGGGTGTCCTTCCCTGCATTTTAAATGCTCTGGAGGACGTATCTGATGAAGTGAAG GAAAAGTCATACTACGCTTTGGCTGCTTTTTGTGAGAACATGGGTGGTGATATCCTTCCTTTTCTAGATCCGTTAATGGGAAGACTGTTAGCATCTCTCCAAAACAGTTCTCGCATTTTAAAAGGAACATGCATG TCTGCTATTGGTTCTATTGCTTCTGCTGCAGAGCAAGCTTTCTTTCCTTATGCTGAAAGGGTTTTAGAGTTGATGAAAAACTTCATGGTGCTAACTAATGATGAGGATCTCCGTTCACGTGCAAGAGCAACGGAACTAGTTGGAATGGTTGCAATATCGGTAGGGAAAACGAGAATGGAACCAATATTACCTCCTTATATAGAAGCTGCAATTGCT GGGTTTGGTTTGGAGTATAGTGAGCTTTGGGAGTACACACATGGTTTCTTCAGCAATATTGCTGAGATTTTGGGTGACAGTTTCGCCCAG TATCTTCCTCATGTTGTGCCTCTTGCATTTTCTTCCTGCAATCTTGATGATGGCTCTGcgattgacattgatgatggtgatgatgaaaTTGCCAATGGATTTGAAGGAGTTTCATCTGACGATGAAGCCCATGACGAGCTAAGGGTTCGTAATATAAGTATTAGAACTGGAGTGTTGGATGAAAAGGCAGCTGCAACCCAGGCCCTTGGTTTATTTGCACAGCATACAGCCGTCTCTTATGCTCCGTATCCTTTGTTAGATACGTAA